In one Curtobacterium citreum genomic region, the following are encoded:
- the rfbA gene encoding glucose-1-phosphate thymidylyltransferase RfbA, with product MKGIILAGGSGTRLWPITKGISKQLMPIYDKPMVYYPLSTLMMAGIREVLVITTPEYNDQFRALLGDGSSLGMDIQYAVQPSPDGLAQAFVIGEEFIGDDSVALVLGDNIFHGTGLGTNLRKNTEVDGATIFAYHVADPKAYGVVEFDDSFTAVSIEEKPEHPKSNYAVPGLYFYDNSVIEIAKTIEPSARGELEISTVNERYLDAGKLGVQVLDRGTAWLDTGTFESMMQASEYVKVIEDRQGFKIGCIEEIAWRNGWIDDAQLADLAAPLVKGGYGVYLQNLLQD from the coding sequence GTGAAGGGCATCATCCTGGCCGGCGGTTCCGGCACGCGCCTGTGGCCGATCACCAAGGGCATCAGCAAGCAGCTCATGCCGATCTACGACAAGCCGATGGTCTACTACCCGCTGTCGACCCTCATGATGGCGGGCATCCGCGAGGTCCTCGTCATCACGACCCCGGAGTACAACGACCAGTTCCGGGCCCTGCTCGGCGACGGGTCGTCCCTCGGCATGGACATCCAGTACGCCGTGCAGCCGAGCCCGGACGGCCTCGCGCAGGCCTTCGTCATCGGCGAGGAGTTCATCGGCGACGACAGCGTCGCGCTCGTCCTCGGCGACAACATCTTCCACGGCACGGGCCTCGGCACGAACCTCCGGAAGAACACCGAGGTCGACGGCGCGACGATCTTCGCGTACCACGTCGCCGACCCGAAGGCGTACGGCGTGGTCGAGTTCGACGACTCCTTCACGGCGGTCTCCATCGAGGAGAAGCCCGAGCACCCGAAGTCGAACTACGCGGTCCCCGGGCTGTACTTCTACGACAACTCGGTCATCGAGATCGCCAAGACGATCGAGCCGAGCGCCCGTGGCGAGCTCGAGATCTCGACGGTCAACGAGCGCTACCTCGACGCCGGCAAGCTCGGCGTGCAGGTCCTCGACCGCGGCACCGCCTGGCTCGACACCGGCACGTTCGAGTCGATGATGCAGGCGTCCGAGTACGTCAAGGTCATCGAGGACCGCCAGGGCTTCAAGATCGGCTGCATCGAGGAGATCGCCTGGCGCAACGGCTGGATCGACGACGCGCAGCTCGCCGACCTGGCCGCGCCGCTCGTGAAGGGCGGCTACGGCGTGTACCTGCAGAACCTCCTGCAGGACTGA
- a CDS encoding dTDP-4-dehydrorhamnose 3,5-epimerase family protein yields the protein MQIRELKIPGAWEFTPVQHGDARGAFLESYRADVLEETVGHPLDLRQVNMSISSAGVARGIHYALVAPSQAKYVTAVRGAFIDYIVDIRVGSPTFGQWDAVRIDDVDRRAVYLSEGLGHAIVALEDRSTVNYLVSAHYDPQREKGITILDPTVGLELPDGIGEPVLSEKDTTAPTLEQAAEQGLLPTYEEAVAYTESLRTKK from the coding sequence GTGCAGATCCGCGAACTGAAGATCCCCGGCGCGTGGGAGTTCACGCCCGTCCAGCACGGCGACGCACGAGGAGCGTTCCTCGAGTCGTACCGTGCCGACGTCCTCGAGGAGACCGTCGGTCACCCGCTGGACCTCCGCCAGGTGAACATGTCCATCTCGTCCGCCGGCGTCGCGCGGGGCATCCACTACGCCCTCGTCGCCCCGAGCCAGGCGAAGTACGTGACGGCCGTCCGTGGCGCGTTCATCGACTACATCGTCGACATCCGCGTCGGTTCCCCGACGTTCGGGCAGTGGGACGCCGTCCGGATCGACGACGTCGACCGCAGGGCCGTCTACCTGTCCGAGGGCCTCGGCCACGCGATCGTCGCGCTCGAGGACCGCTCGACCGTCAACTACCTGGTCAGCGCGCACTACGACCCGCAGCGCGAGAAGGGGATCACCATCCTCGACCCGACGGTCGGCCTCGAGCTGCCCGACGGCATCGGCGAGCCGGTCCTGTCCGAGAAGGACACCACCGCGCCGACGCTCGAGCAGGCCGCCGAGCAGGGTCTGCTGCCGACCTACGAGGAAGCGGTGGCCTACACCGAGTCCCTCCGGACGAAGAAGTAA